In Streptomyces violaceusniger Tu 4113, one DNA window encodes the following:
- a CDS encoding molybdopterin-dependent oxidoreductase: MDPNTGAGSDGHGAPVGRRLVLGMLGLGAGAMAAAPWLQGRLETALGAVADKDPTGVTGLLPNGGGFRYYSVTSSVPHKDAGNYRLTVDGLVDKPAEYRLADLRALPQTRLVRDVQCVTGWRVPGTPFEGVRLSTLLDAAGVGPRAKAVRFTCFDGAYSESLTLDQARRADVLVALKLRDKPLEHSHGGPVRLYVAPMYFYKSAKWLSGITVTDEVRPGYWEDRGYDVDAWVGKSNGRDDDPTA, from the coding sequence ATGGACCCCAACACCGGTGCCGGATCCGACGGCCACGGCGCCCCCGTCGGCCGGCGCCTCGTCCTCGGCATGCTCGGCCTCGGCGCCGGCGCGATGGCCGCGGCCCCCTGGCTGCAGGGCCGCCTGGAGACCGCCCTGGGCGCGGTGGCCGACAAGGACCCGACGGGGGTGACCGGACTCCTCCCCAACGGCGGGGGATTCCGCTACTACTCCGTCACCTCCTCCGTGCCCCACAAGGACGCGGGCAACTACCGCCTCACCGTGGACGGACTCGTCGACAAGCCCGCCGAGTACCGCCTCGCCGATCTGCGCGCGCTCCCGCAGACCCGCCTCGTCCGCGATGTCCAGTGCGTCACCGGCTGGCGGGTGCCCGGGACCCCGTTCGAGGGGGTGCGGCTGTCGACGCTGCTCGACGCCGCCGGGGTGGGTCCGCGGGCCAAGGCCGTCCGCTTCACCTGCTTCGACGGCGCGTACAGCGAGAGCCTGACCCTCGACCAGGCGCGGCGCGCCGACGTCCTGGTCGCGCTGAAGCTGCGGGACAAGCCGCTGGAACACTCCCATGGCGGTCCGGTGCGGCTGTATGTGGCGCCCATGTACTTCTACAAGTCGGCGAAATGGCTCTCCGGTATCACCGTCACCGACGAGGTGCGGCCCGGCTATTGGGAGGACCGGGGCTATGACGTCGACGCCTGGGTCGGTAAATCGAACGGACGCGACGATGACCCCACCGCCTGA
- a CDS encoding FAD-binding dehydrogenase, which produces MAYDADVIVVGAGLAGLAATAELADAGRKVILLDQEPEQSLGGQAHWSFGGLFLVDSPEQRRLRIRDSHELAWQDWLGTAGFDREEDHWPRRWAEAYVDFAAGEKRSWLHAQGLRLFPLVGWAERGGYDATGHGNSVPRFHITWGTGPGVVAPFERRVRAAAARGLVELRFRHRVTGLARSAGTVDTVTGDILEPSDAERGSPSGREVAGAFELRAQAVIITSGGIGGNHDLVRANWPERLGSPPERMISGVPAHVDGHMLGIAEATGGRIINRDRMWHYTEGIENWNPIWPRHGIRILPGPSSLWFDARGKRLPVPLFPGFDTLGTLEHIMRTGYDYTWFVLTRKIIEKEFALSGSEQNPDLTGKSVRDVIGRGRAGAPGPVQAFMDHGADFIVERSLTALVRRMNELTKEPLIDEEGLRREIVARDREIANPYTKDLQVTALRGTRKYVADRLIRTAAPHRILDPKAGPLIAVRLNILTRKTLGGLETDLSSRVLTEGGEPLPGVYAAGEAAGFGGGGVHGYRSLEGTFLGGCLFSGRTAGRAAAKAVG; this is translated from the coding sequence ATGGCGTACGACGCGGACGTGATCGTGGTCGGCGCGGGGCTCGCGGGCCTCGCCGCCACCGCCGAACTGGCCGACGCCGGCCGTAAGGTGATCCTGCTCGACCAGGAGCCCGAGCAGTCGCTCGGCGGCCAGGCCCACTGGTCCTTCGGCGGCCTCTTCCTCGTCGACTCACCCGAGCAGCGCCGCCTGCGCATCCGCGACAGCCATGAACTCGCCTGGCAGGACTGGCTGGGCACGGCCGGGTTCGACCGCGAGGAGGACCACTGGCCGCGCCGCTGGGCCGAGGCGTACGTGGACTTCGCGGCGGGCGAGAAGCGGTCCTGGCTGCACGCCCAGGGGTTGCGGCTGTTCCCGCTCGTCGGCTGGGCCGAGCGCGGCGGCTACGACGCGACCGGGCACGGCAACTCCGTACCCCGCTTCCACATCACCTGGGGCACCGGCCCCGGTGTCGTGGCCCCCTTCGAGCGGCGGGTGCGGGCGGCGGCCGCCCGCGGCCTGGTCGAGCTGCGCTTCCGGCACCGGGTGACGGGGCTGGCCCGCAGCGCGGGCACGGTCGACACCGTCACCGGCGACATCCTGGAGCCCAGCGACGCCGAGCGCGGCTCCCCCAGCGGCCGCGAGGTCGCCGGGGCCTTCGAACTGCGCGCCCAAGCCGTGATCATCACCTCCGGGGGGATCGGCGGCAACCACGATCTGGTGCGCGCCAACTGGCCGGAGCGGCTGGGCTCCCCGCCCGAGCGGATGATCTCCGGGGTCCCGGCCCATGTCGACGGCCATATGCTCGGCATCGCCGAGGCGACTGGCGGCCGCATCATCAACCGCGACCGGATGTGGCACTACACCGAGGGCATCGAGAACTGGAACCCCATCTGGCCCCGGCACGGCATCCGCATCCTGCCCGGCCCGTCCTCTCTGTGGTTCGACGCGCGCGGCAAGCGGTTGCCGGTGCCGCTGTTCCCCGGCTTCGACACCCTCGGCACGCTCGAGCACATCATGCGGACCGGCTACGACTACACCTGGTTCGTCCTCACCCGGAAGATCATCGAGAAGGAGTTCGCGCTCTCCGGCTCCGAGCAGAACCCGGACCTCACCGGCAAGAGCGTCCGCGATGTGATCGGCCGCGGCCGGGCCGGTGCCCCGGGCCCGGTCCAGGCGTTCATGGACCACGGCGCGGACTTCATCGTGGAGCGGTCGTTGACGGCGCTGGTCCGGCGGATGAACGAGCTCACCAAGGAGCCGCTCATCGACGAGGAGGGGCTGCGGCGGGAGATCGTCGCCCGGGACCGCGAGATCGCCAACCCCTACACCAAGGACCTCCAGGTCACCGCCCTGCGCGGCACCCGCAAGTATGTGGCCGACCGGCTGATCCGCACCGCCGCCCCGCACCGCATCCTCGACCCCAAGGCGGGTCCGCTGATCGCCGTGCGCCTGAACATCCTGACCCGTAAGACACTCGGCGGCCTCGAGACGGACCTCTCCTCCCGCGTCCTGACCGAGGGCGGCGAACCGCTGCCCGGCGTCTACGCGGCCGGGGAGGCGGCGGGCTTCGGCGGCGGGGGAGTGCACGGCTACCGCTCCCTGGAGGGCACCTTCCTGGGCGGCTGCCTCTTCTCGGGCCGTACGGCGGGCCGCGCGGCGGCCAAGGCGGTGGGGTAG
- a CDS encoding NUDIX domain-containing protein, giving the protein MPDQEPLSANELLDIVDERDRVMGQARRGDAMAHRLRHRCVFILARDAQGRVFVHRRTAEKLVFPSLYDMFVGGVVGAGEGYDEAALREAEEELGVRGLPAPVPLFSFLYETPEHTWWSRVYEVRCELPVDPQAEEVAWHAFLTEEELTRRLPEWEWVPDGREAYRRLMEWRRERVEA; this is encoded by the coding sequence ATGCCTGATCAGGAACCGCTTTCCGCCAACGAACTACTCGACATCGTGGACGAGCGGGACCGCGTGATGGGCCAGGCCCGACGCGGTGACGCCATGGCCCACCGGCTCCGGCACCGCTGCGTCTTCATCCTGGCCCGGGACGCCCAGGGCCGCGTCTTCGTCCATCGCCGCACCGCCGAGAAGCTGGTCTTCCCCTCGCTGTACGACATGTTCGTCGGCGGGGTCGTCGGCGCGGGCGAGGGCTATGACGAGGCGGCGCTGCGCGAGGCGGAGGAGGAGCTGGGGGTGCGGGGGCTGCCCGCGCCCGTACCGCTCTTCTCGTTCCTCTACGAGACACCCGAGCACACCTGGTGGAGCCGGGTCTACGAGGTGCGCTGCGAGCTGCCGGTCGATCCACAGGCCGAGGAGGTCGCCTGGCACGCCTTTCTCACCGAGGAGGAGCTGACCCGGCGGCTGCCCGAGTGGGAGTGGGTGCCGGACGGGCGGGAGGCGTACCGGCGGCTGATGGAGTGGCGCCGTGAGAGGGTCGAAGCATGA
- a CDS encoding YidH family protein: protein MTESSGSGPSEPPQPSEPAQPAEPRGGGLASAAADVRLWFAPERLREEGGTPDYRFSLANERTFLAWLRTAMALVGGGFAVDQFLPETARPLRLALALILLAGGALCALRAISHWVRCERAMRRGEDLPMSRFPVVLGLAVGVVALLMVILAAFGWGG, encoded by the coding sequence ATGACCGAATCCTCCGGGTCCGGGCCTTCGGAGCCTCCGCAGCCATCGGAGCCCGCGCAGCCCGCCGAGCCGCGTGGCGGCGGTCTCGCCTCGGCGGCGGCGGACGTACGGCTGTGGTTCGCGCCCGAGCGGCTACGGGAGGAGGGCGGCACCCCCGACTACCGCTTCTCACTCGCCAACGAACGGACCTTCCTCGCCTGGCTGCGCACCGCGATGGCGCTGGTGGGCGGCGGATTCGCGGTCGACCAGTTCCTCCCGGAGACGGCCCGGCCGCTGCGGCTCGCGCTGGCGCTCATCCTGCTGGCGGGCGGCGCGCTGTGCGCCCTGCGGGCCATCAGCCACTGGGTGCGCTGCGAGCGGGCCATGCGGCGGGGCGAGGACCTGCCGATGTCCCGCTTCCCGGTGGTGCTGGGGCTCGCGGTCGGCGTGGTCGCGCTGCTGATGGTGATCCTGGCCGCCTTCGGGTGGGGCGGGTGA